From a single Methylobacterium oryzae genomic region:
- a CDS encoding SDR family oxidoreductase codes for MKIVVIGGSGLIGRHLTAELSRQGHEAIAASPSSGVNALTGEGLAKVLAGADVVVDVSNSPSFEDAAVLDFFERSGRNLLAAEREAGVKHHVALSIVGTDRLEGNGYFLAKVAQERLIAASDLPYTVVRATQFFEFVATIAQASVAGDRIVVPDADFQPIAAADVAAALAEVALAPPCNATIEIAGPDRLPFRDFVAHSVASTGDRREVLADRAARYFGAALDKGSLVPEHAEAARLGPTRFESWLAAA; via the coding sequence ATGAAGATCGTGGTGATTGGCGGAAGCGGCCTCATCGGCAGGCATCTGACGGCCGAACTGTCGCGACAAGGACATGAGGCCATTGCGGCTTCGCCGAGCAGCGGGGTGAATGCGCTGACGGGCGAAGGCTTGGCCAAAGTTCTTGCCGGAGCCGACGTCGTCGTTGACGTGTCGAACTCTCCGTCCTTTGAGGACGCGGCGGTGCTCGACTTCTTCGAGCGCTCTGGCCGCAACCTCCTCGCCGCGGAGCGCGAAGCGGGTGTGAAACATCACGTCGCCCTATCCATCGTCGGCACGGACCGCCTGGAGGGGAACGGATACTTTCTCGCGAAGGTCGCGCAGGAGCGACTGATCGCAGCTTCTGACCTTCCCTACACCGTCGTCCGGGCCACGCAATTCTTCGAGTTCGTCGCGACGATTGCCCAGGCTTCCGTCGCAGGCGACCGCATCGTTGTTCCCGATGCCGACTTCCAGCCGATCGCCGCCGCCGATGTAGCCGCAGCGCTCGCCGAAGTCGCGCTTGCTCCCCCGTGCAACGCGACGATCGAGATCGCCGGGCCGGACCGCCTGCCGTTCCGCGACTTCGTCGCCCACTCGGTCGCATCCACCGGCGACCGTCGGGAGGTGCTAGCCGACAGGGCGGCGCGCTACTTCGGCGCTGCGCTCGATAAGGGTTCGCTTGTTCCCGAGCATGCGGAAGCGGCACGGCTCGGGCCGACGCGGTTCGAGAGTTGGCTCGCTGCTGCCTGA
- a CDS encoding carboxymuconolactone decarboxylase family protein, producing the protein MSEIKRLVWNEVAPKGAKALYGIHHYITTDTDLPNELIHLVFLRVSQINGCAHCIDLHTRDLLKTMPFEKVALVPVWAEVPHLFPDQYRAALAWAEEVTLVGDTHASDEAYAAASTAFASKDLVDLTITIAAMNAFNRLGAPFRLPVQAQI; encoded by the coding sequence ATGAGCGAGATTAAGCGATTGGTCTGGAACGAGGTGGCCCCGAAGGGGGCCAAAGCGCTCTATGGCATTCATCACTACATCACCACTGACACCGATCTACCCAATGAGCTGATCCATCTCGTCTTTCTGCGAGTGTCGCAGATTAATGGCTGCGCGCACTGCATCGACTTGCACACCCGGGATCTTCTTAAGACGATGCCGTTCGAGAAGGTCGCTCTGGTTCCGGTCTGGGCCGAGGTACCTCACCTGTTTCCTGACCAATACCGCGCCGCGCTCGCGTGGGCGGAGGAAGTCACGCTGGTCGGCGATACGCACGCTTCCGATGAGGCCTATGCGGCGGCAAGCACAGCATTCGCGTCCAAGGATCTCGTGGACCTCACGATCACCATCGCGGCGATGAACGCGTTCAACCGCCTCGGCGCACCCTTCCGCCTCCCGGTCCAGGCACAAATTTAG
- a CDS encoding IclR family transcriptional regulator, protein MADELDRSRDAPLDRALAILTFVAEQRKALSAAEIASALALPLPTAHRLIGNLEDRGLIQKALGTKRYVVGSTLVTLSAKTIGAAFRTVRRHAVLSAVADRIGEQCEIGIVRDNAVAYVDSVQTKQQQGLQFNPGSAAPLHCTSTGKIYMSRLPTKVRQRLAHSLPLAQYTPTTIADPKTLLAQLDVIRRRGWAKTNEEYVLGVVGCAVPIVSPKGDLIACLGVSVPSARVGFEDLDAFIEPLQEAAALLSSTILQDNEDFDNSQFSE, encoded by the coding sequence GTGGCCGATGAACTTGACAGGTCGCGCGACGCGCCACTGGATCGGGCCCTGGCCATCCTGACCTTCGTGGCCGAGCAGCGGAAGGCACTGTCGGCGGCCGAGATCGCCTCGGCCCTCGCCCTGCCGCTTCCCACCGCGCATCGACTTATCGGCAACCTTGAGGACCGCGGTCTAATCCAGAAGGCCCTCGGCACGAAGCGCTATGTCGTCGGGAGCACGCTGGTCACCCTCTCGGCCAAGACCATCGGGGCAGCCTTCCGCACCGTGCGGCGGCACGCGGTCCTGAGCGCGGTGGCCGACCGGATCGGCGAGCAGTGCGAGATCGGCATCGTCCGCGACAACGCGGTGGCATACGTCGACAGCGTGCAGACGAAGCAACAGCAGGGCCTGCAGTTCAATCCCGGATCAGCCGCACCGCTCCACTGCACCTCGACGGGCAAGATCTACATGAGCCGGCTGCCTACCAAGGTCCGGCAACGACTCGCCCACTCCCTTCCGCTCGCGCAGTACACTCCGACGACCATCGCGGACCCGAAGACGCTTCTCGCTCAGCTCGACGTGATCCGGCGCAGGGGCTGGGCGAAAACCAACGAGGAATACGTACTCGGCGTCGTCGGCTGCGCCGTGCCCATCGTCTCGCCGAAGGGGGACCTGATCGCTTGCCTGGGCGTGTCGGTGCCCTCCGCCCGCGTCGGCTTCGAGGACCTCGACGCGTTCATCGAGCCCCTGCAGGAAGCGGCCGCCCTCCTGTCCAGCACCATCCTGCAAGACAACGAAGATTTCGATAATTCTCAATTTTCGGAATGA